GAGCCGGGCTGCAATTCGCGTGAATTGCAGCCCGGCTCGATACTTTGAGGCCGACTCGCACGCTCGCCCGGGGCCACGACTTCAAGAAGGCCCCGCCATGGATCCGCGACGTCGGCCGTCGGCCGTCACCCATCAGAAGCCAGACGTCGGCGGTCGGCCGTCTGCGCTCGGCCTCAGGCCGGCAGCCGTCAGCCGTCGAGAGGAGCCCGCTTCGCCCGCGTCTGCTCGGCTCGCGCTGCGAGCGCCTCGTCGGACGGGTACGCGATCTCCTCGAGTGACAGCCCGTGAGCCGGCATGACCGTGAACCTGCTGGATCGCGCACGGGCGTCGCGCAGCCGGATCAGCTCATCGTGCCCGATCCTCCCGCTGCCCACCGCGACAACCGCCCCGACGAGCGCCCGCACCATCGAGTGGCAGAAGGCGTCCGCTTCGATGCGCGCCGCGTAGGCGCCGTCCTCCGTCTCGCGCCACTCGAAGCAGAGCAGATCGCGCACGGCGGTGGCCCCCTCGCGCGCCTTACAGAAGGTCGTAAAGTCGTTCAGGCCGAGCAGTTCGTCACTGGCGCGCTGGATCGCCGAGAGATCGAGCGGCCGCGGCACCTCGGCGGTGAAGCGCGCGGTGAGCGGATCGCGGCGCATGCCCTCCCCCCGCAGCCGGTATTCGTAGCGCCGGCGCAGCGCCGAGAATCGTGCATCGAACACGTCGGGCACGATCCTCACCGCATGCACCGCGATGTCAGGCGCACCGCGCTTCAGCACGCCGTTGAGCTTACGAGCTCGGGTCGCGGACTCCTCCGCCTCGGTGCGGCGCGCCTGCCCGCGCCGAGCGCTCCACTTCGCGAGCTGCGCGTCCGTGACATCGAGGTGCGCGACCTGGCCCCGTGCATGCACGCCCGCGTCGGTGCGGCCTCCGACGGTGAGCCGCACGCCCGCGTTCTCGGGGCCCGTGCGCAGCAGCAGGCCGATGGCCCGCTCCAGCTCGCCCTGCACGGTGCGCAATCCAGGCTGCGCAGCCCACCCGGAGAAGTCCGTGCCGTCGTAGGCGAGGTCGAGCCGCAGCCGGGTGCGCTCCGCGGGCCGGCCCGCGGTCGCGGGTGCGGACTCGGCGTGCGGCCCAGCGGGAGCAGGTGCGTCGGACCCAGCGTGCACGGCAGAGGCGTCGGCGTGCACGGGACGGTCGGGCTCAACATGCACGGGGCGGTCTGGTCGGTCGAGGATCACTCCTCGATCCTGCCAGATCCGCAGCCGGCCGTCCCGACCCGTCGTGCCGGCCCGCCTCTCTCTCTCCCCCCCCGATCGAGATGACACATTCGGCCCCCATATCGCAGCGCGAGGGCGGAACGCGTCATCTCGGCGAGGAAGCAGGTCGGGAACGAGGAAGCAGGGCGAGCACGAGTAAGCAGGGCGGGAATGAGGAAAGAACGCGGGAATGGCGGGAAAGCCCGGGACCAGGAGGGAGAGCGGCGCGGGAAGGGACGGCGGGAGAGAACAGCGAAGCGCCCCGCGTTCCTGGAGGGATCGCGGGGCGCTTCGTCGTGCGGGAGTCGAGACGTTACTCGGCCTTCTCCTCGGCCGGAGCCTCGGTCTCGGCTGCCTCCTCGGCGGGAGTCTCGGCCTCGGCGACCTCGGTCTCCTCGGCGGGGGTCTCGACGACCTCCTCGGCCTTGGGCTCCTCGGCAGCAGCCTTCTTCGCCTTCGGCTTCGGGTTGACCGGCTCGAGCACGAGCTCGATCACTGCGAGGGGCGCGTTGTCGCCCTTGCGGAAACCGGTCTTGATGATGCGGGTGTAGCCGCCCTCGCGGTTCTCGACGAGCGGGGCGATCTCGGTGAAGAGCTCGTGCACGACGCTCTTGTCGAGGATCTGACGCATCACGCGACGGCGGGCGTGCAGGTCGCCGCGCTTGGCGAAGGTCACGAGGCGCTCGGCCACGGGCTGCAGGCGCTTAGCCTTGGTCTCCGTGGTCTGGATCCGCTTGTGCTCGAAGAGCTGGGACGCCATCTGGTTCAGCATGAGGCGCTCGTGTGCGGGGCCGCCTCCGAGGCGGGGGCCCTTGTTGGGCTTGGGCATTGTTTACTCCAGTAAGTGTGCGATCAGGCGAGCAGCGCCGGGTCGT
This DNA window, taken from Leucobacter tenebrionis, encodes the following:
- a CDS encoding tRNA pseudouridine synthase A; the protein is MRLDLAYDGTDFSGWAAQPGLRTVQGELERAIGLLLRTGPENAGVRLTVGGRTDAGVHARGQVAHLDVTDAQLAKWSARRGQARRTEAEESATRARKLNGVLKRGAPDIAVHAVRIVPDVFDARFSALRRRYEYRLRGEGMRRDPLTARFTAEVPRPLDLSAIQRASDELLGLNDFTTFCKAREGATAVRDLLCFEWRETEDGAYAARIEADAFCHSMVRALVGAVVAVGSGRIGHDELIRLRDARARSSRFTVMPAHGLSLEEIAYPSDEALAARAEQTRAKRAPLDG
- the rplQ gene encoding 50S ribosomal protein L17 translates to MPKPNKGPRLGGGPAHERLMLNQMASQLFEHKRIQTTETKAKRLQPVAERLVTFAKRGDLHARRRVMRQILDKSVVHELFTEIAPLVENREGGYTRIIKTGFRKGDNAPLAVIELVLEPVNPKPKAKKAAAEEPKAEEVVETPAEETEVAEAETPAEEAAETEAPAEEKAE